A region from the Salmo trutta chromosome 40, fSalTru1.1, whole genome shotgun sequence genome encodes:
- the LOC115180391 gene encoding probable G protein-coupled receptor 85: protein MIPPPSMANYSHAGDHNILQNVSPLATFLKLTSLGFIIGVGVVGNLLISILLVKDKSLHRAPYYFLLDLCASDILRSAICFPFVFTSVKNGSTWTYGTLTCKVIAFLGVLSCFHTAFMLFCVSVTRYLAIAHHRFYTKRLTFWTCLAVICMVWTLSVAMAFPPVLDVGTYSFIREEDQCTFQHRSFRANDSLGFMLLLALILLATQLVYLKLIFFVHDRRKMKPVQFVPAVSQNWTFHGPGASGQAAANWLAGFGRGPTPPTLLGIRQNSNAAGRRRLLVLDEFKTEKRISRMFYIMTFFFLTLWGPYLVACYWRVFARGPAVPGGYLTAAVWMSFAQAGVNPFICIFSNRELRRCFSTTLLYCRKSRLPREPYCVI from the coding sequence ATGATCCCTCCTCCATCTATGGCGAACTATAGCCATGCAGGGGACCACAACATCTTGCAGAATGTCTCTCCTCTCGCCACGTTTCTCAAACTGACATCCCTGGGTTTTATCATTGGAGTCGGCGTCGTTGGCAACCTCCTGATCTCCATCCTACTGGTCAAAGACAAAAGCCTGCACCGCGCGCCGTACTACTTCCTGCTGGACCTGTGCGCCTCGGACATCCTGCGCTCCGCCATCTGCTTCCCCTTCGTCTTCACCTCCGTCAAGAATGGTTCCACCTGGACGTACGGCACGCTTACCTGCAAAGTGATAGCCTTCCTGGGGGTGCTGTCCTGCTTTCACACGGCATTCATGCTCTTCTGTGTGAGTGTGACACGCTACCTGGCCATAGCCCACCACCGCTTCTACACCAAGAGGCTCACCTTCTGGACGTGTTTGGCAGTCATCTGCATGGTGTGGACGTTGTCGGTGGCCATGGCCTTTCCCCCGGTGCTGGACGTAGGGACGTACTCCTTCATAAGGGAGGAGGACCAGTGTACGTTCCAGCACCGCTCATTCAGAGCCAACGACTCCCTGGGCTTCATGCTGCTCCTCGCCCTGATCCTCTTGGCCACCCAGCTTGTCTACCTCAAGCTAATCTTCTTCGTCCATGACCGCCGGAAGATGAAACCGGTCCAGTTCGTGCCTGCCGTCAGCCAGAACTGGACCTTCCATGGCCCCGGGGCCAGCGGCCAGGCAGCGGCTAACTGGCTGGCGGGGTTCGGCAGGGGCCCCACCCCGCCAACCCTGCTGGGCATCAGGCAGAACAGCAATGCAGCGGGCCGGCGACGCCTGCTGGTGCTGGACGAGTTTAAGACTGAAAAGAGAATAAGTAGGATGTTCTACATCATGACCTTCTTCTTCCTCACACTGTGGGGCCCATACCTAGTGGCCTGCTATTGGAGGGTGTTTGCCAGGGGCCCCGCGGTCCCAGGGGGGTACCTGACCGCGGCGGTGTGGATGAGCTTCGCCCAGGCGGGAGTCAATCCCTTTATCTGCATCTTCTCTAACAGGGAGCTCCGGCGCTGCTTCAGCACCACTCTCCTTTACTGCAGGAAGTCCAGGTTACCTAGGGAACCCTACTGCGTTATATGA